From Simkaniaceae bacterium, a single genomic window includes:
- a CDS encoding 4'-phosphopantetheinyl transferase superfamily protein, whose translation MTVYIYQINPLSHSLELFQNILSEKEWERASNYKFKRDRHRFIATRGSLRVLLSRELNVDPKRIEIFSNPFGKPEVKGMHFNVSYSHEKSLIAISSYGPIGIDIECCHPKVWSKSAEDFLFSDAEKSHSSILLENERKKYFLSVWTKKEAWVKAMGIGLTDHLNRLDTEDLQCEWTFHPLQLEDPYIAHLATTREEANVRCCNYCL comes from the coding sequence ATGACTGTATATATTTATCAAATCAACCCCCTTAGCCATTCCTTAGAGCTTTTTCAGAATATATTATCAGAAAAAGAATGGGAGCGGGCATCGAATTACAAGTTCAAAAGAGATCGCCATCGTTTCATTGCCACGAGAGGTTCTTTAAGAGTTCTTCTTTCAAGAGAGCTCAACGTAGATCCTAAACGAATCGAGATATTTTCAAATCCCTTTGGCAAGCCTGAAGTTAAGGGGATGCATTTTAATGTCAGTTACAGTCATGAAAAATCCCTTATTGCAATTTCGTCTTATGGTCCAATTGGGATTGATATCGAATGCTGCCACCCTAAGGTTTGGTCGAAGTCAGCGGAAGATTTTCTTTTTTCAGATGCCGAAAAATCGCATTCCTCTATACTGCTTGAAAATGAAAGAAAAAAATATTTTCTTTCTGTTTGGACAAAAAAAGAAGCTTGGGTGAAGGCGATGGGAATAGGTCTTACGGATCATCTCAATCGACTCGATACTGAAGATCTCCAATGTGAGTGGACTTTCCATCCGCTGCAGTTAGAGGATCCATACATCGCTCACCTTGCAACAACTCGTGAGGAAGCAAATGTGCGCTGCTGCAACTACTGCCTATGA
- the rpmI gene encoding 50S ribosomal protein L35 — protein sequence MKSCKAMKSRFKVTGTGKLVRHKQGRRHILTKKSSKHKRHLAAPDLVKSSHLDKYKMMMGVK from the coding sequence ATGAAATCCTGCAAGGCGATGAAATCCCGTTTTAAAGTGACTGGCACAGGTAAACTTGTCAGACACAAACAAGGGCGTCGTCATATTTTGACAAAAAAATCATCAAAGCATAAGCGCCATCTCGCAGCTCCTGACTTAGTCAAGTCTTCACACTTGGATAAGTATAAGATGATGATGGGCGTAAAGTAA
- the rplT gene encoding 50S ribosomal protein L20 yields MVRVTSSTARHRRRKRLLKKAKGFFGDRKNHLRLTKDAVMNAMAFNYIHRKQKKREFRSLWITRISVAAKIHGISYSKFMDGLKKAGCLIDRKMLSELAIHDPKGFAAVVNEAKAALV; encoded by the coding sequence ATGGTAAGAGTAACTAGCTCAACAGCAAGACATCGCAGGAGAAAGCGCCTTTTAAAGAAAGCAAAGGGGTTCTTTGGAGACAGAAAGAATCACCTCCGCTTGACAAAAGATGCTGTTATGAATGCGATGGCTTTCAACTACATTCATAGAAAACAGAAGAAAAGAGAATTCAGATCGCTCTGGATTACACGTATTTCAGTTGCCGCTAAAATTCATGGAATTTCATACAGCAAATTCATGGATGGCTTGAAAAAAGCCGGTTGTTTAATCGACCGCAAAATGCTTTCTGAACTTGCAATTCACGACCCAAAAGGGTTTGCTGCAGTTGTCAATGAAGCGAAAGCAGCTCTGGTATAA
- a CDS encoding HEAT repeat domain-containing protein, with the protein MAIYKTFCLTVLSSLSLLWSDIDPRHVLFLMSAGKVERAIEAYQNYHQETGLHDFEILEEIGRILIEQGCASKDLETGMISLYGAAISSLARVENFLEHAVRNPHPNVQLVALQLLSRMNNDAIDDLIAKGMSSEFLMIRLETLHHLTARRSKLALAHTDSLMRMLPHEFKVFFPDFFASLDSPEATSALKALIADRDLQVRLSALLSVAKYMRDDLLPDVKTALSHPNPAEREASALVVGFLNDSSSIEVLKELLDSPYEGVRLAALLSLFRLGDESMAIKIQEMAMTGNPFAIQMLSDLPLTEDLLYNLSQNEDPMIQLNAVMALLRKRDPRSLPSLMQFLIRDMSDIGFIPNFSLGRAFIAWRPVPSATQQAEKLQVDLPSITWNLKEEMLMQAMELPNSGFISLAKEIFDRGQQQLIPLVVRLLENIHTDEAITLLQYNANRIGSPLIRSYCLLGLYRLGNAGEYGEKFLSWINEQKGTELIRFRPIAPRTLDVEITSNYHLTPEENSALLVESFEAIARKHETLSIDCILNALKDGNIKNRPALGGLLLLAIH; encoded by the coding sequence ATGGCAATATATAAAACCTTCTGCTTAACCGTTCTTTCTTCCCTCTCGCTCTTATGGAGCGATATCGATCCAAGGCATGTTTTATTTTTAATGAGTGCAGGAAAAGTTGAACGGGCAATCGAAGCCTATCAGAACTACCATCAAGAAACCGGCCTACATGATTTTGAAATCTTAGAAGAGATTGGGCGCATTTTAATTGAACAAGGTTGTGCAAGCAAAGACTTGGAAACGGGAATGATTAGTTTATATGGCGCCGCCATCTCAAGTTTAGCTCGTGTTGAAAACTTTCTGGAACATGCCGTGAGAAATCCCCATCCTAATGTGCAACTCGTTGCGCTTCAGCTCCTCTCTCGCATGAATAATGATGCGATTGACGACCTCATTGCAAAAGGAATGTCGTCGGAATTTTTAATGATCCGCCTAGAAACACTTCATCACCTCACTGCGCGCCGCTCAAAATTAGCCCTTGCCCATACCGACTCCCTCATGCGCATGCTCCCCCATGAGTTCAAGGTTTTTTTTCCCGATTTTTTTGCCTCTCTCGACTCTCCGGAGGCAACTTCGGCATTGAAAGCTTTAATCGCCGATCGGGATTTACAAGTCAGATTATCTGCCCTTCTCTCCGTTGCTAAATATATGCGGGATGATCTCCTTCCCGATGTGAAGACAGCCCTGAGCCATCCCAACCCGGCAGAAAGGGAAGCCTCTGCGCTTGTCGTTGGTTTTTTAAACGATTCAAGCAGCATTGAAGTGCTCAAAGAACTTTTAGACTCTCCCTATGAAGGAGTCAGACTTGCCGCTCTATTATCTCTTTTTCGCTTAGGTGACGAGTCGATGGCTATTAAAATCCAAGAAATGGCCATGACGGGCAATCCCTTTGCCATCCAAATGCTCAGCGACCTCCCACTCACCGAAGACCTTCTCTACAACCTTTCCCAGAATGAAGATCCGATGATTCAGCTCAATGCTGTAATGGCTCTTCTGAGAAAACGCGATCCGAGATCGCTCCCCTCTTTAATGCAGTTTTTAATTCGAGATATGAGCGACATTGGGTTTATCCCCAATTTTTCATTGGGAAGGGCTTTTATTGCATGGCGTCCCGTCCCTTCTGCAACCCAACAGGCAGAAAAGCTGCAAGTTGATCTCCCTTCAATCACATGGAATCTCAAAGAAGAAATGCTGATGCAAGCCATGGAGCTTCCTAACTCAGGTTTTATCTCCCTTGCAAAAGAGATTTTCGACCGAGGACAACAACAACTTATCCCATTAGTTGTCCGTCTACTTGAAAACATCCACACCGATGAGGCGATCACTCTTTTACAATACAACGCGAACAGAATAGGGTCTCCCCTCATTCGCTCCTATTGCCTTTTAGGTCTTTATCGACTCGGCAATGCCGGTGAATATGGTGAAAAGTTTTTAAGTTGGATCAATGAGCAAAAAGGAACGGAGCTCATCCGTTTTCGGCCCATTGCTCCTCGCACGCTCGATGTTGAGATCACATCGAACTATCATTTGACGCCCGAAGAAAACTCTGCTCTTCTTGTTGAATCTTTTGAAGCGATTGCACGAAAACACGAAACTTTAAGCATCGATTGCATTTTAAATGCTTTAAAAGACGGCAATATAAAGAATCGACCCGCTCTCGGTGGACTTCTTCTATTAGCTATTCATTGA
- the infC gene encoding translation initiation factor IF-3 yields MRVNREIRAPKVRVIGSDGKQIGIISSMEAMRLAEEEGLDLVEISPNANPPVCKIVDYGKFRYQQTKKEKESKKSQHQIKVKEIKVKPNIDKHDLDIKLKHARDFIEKGYKVKVTCMFRGREVMFIDLGHKVVNYLVQHLQDVATPEGNAKMFGKSLLVILAPGAKKNYKQGSLNSDQG; encoded by the coding sequence TTGAGAGTAAACAGAGAAATTAGAGCACCGAAAGTTCGTGTGATTGGATCTGATGGGAAGCAAATTGGAATTATTTCTTCCATGGAAGCGATGAGATTGGCTGAAGAAGAAGGACTGGACTTAGTAGAGATATCTCCTAATGCTAATCCTCCTGTTTGTAAAATTGTTGATTACGGTAAGTTCCGTTACCAGCAGACAAAGAAGGAAAAAGAGAGTAAAAAATCTCAGCATCAGATTAAGGTAAAAGAAATTAAGGTTAAACCCAACATCGATAAACACGATCTCGACATTAAATTAAAACATGCGCGAGATTTTATCGAGAAAGGGTATAAAGTGAAGGTTACTTGTATGTTTCGCGGTCGTGAAGTGATGTTCATCGATTTAGGACATAAAGTGGTCAATTATTTAGTGCAGCACCTCCAGGATGTTGCAACTCCGGAAGGCAATGCAAAAATGTTTGGGAAAAGTCTTCTCGTCATTTTAGCGCCCGGAGCAAAAAAGAATTATAAGCAAGGGAGTCTAAACAGTGACCAAGGTTAA
- a CDS encoding class I SAM-dependent methyltransferase codes for MKPHIELTHRLWKEHLKPNDTAIDATCGNGHDALALALLLPQGSLYCIDIQEDAIRSTRQRLANAPFEQKQPTIHFLHQSHEILPPCSPHLIVYNLGYLPGSDKQVKTQGNTTLQSVSKALELLNPGGIISITCYPGHEEGEEEERQLLHWSKNINSLFTVSYTKWPQKPKAPSVLFIHKHLISNSLK; via the coding sequence ATGAAGCCACACATTGAACTCACACACCGATTATGGAAAGAGCATCTTAAGCCAAATGATACGGCTATTGATGCCACCTGCGGCAATGGCCACGACGCACTTGCCCTCGCTCTTCTCCTCCCCCAAGGATCCCTATACTGTATTGACATTCAGGAAGATGCAATCCGATCAACACGGCAAAGACTAGCCAACGCCCCCTTTGAGCAAAAACAACCCACAATCCATTTCCTCCACCAATCCCATGAAATCCTCCCCCCTTGCTCTCCTCACCTGATCGTCTACAATCTCGGTTACCTCCCCGGCTCTGATAAACAGGTCAAAACGCAAGGCAATACAACCCTTCAGAGCGTCTCAAAAGCCCTAGAACTCCTTAACCCCGGAGGCATCATTTCCATCACCTGCTATCCGGGACACGAAGAAGGCGAAGAGGAGGAAAGGCAATTACTCCACTGGTCCAAAAACATAAACAGCTTGTTTACAGTATCTTACACAAAATGGCCTCAAAAACCGAAAGCCCCATCCGTCTTATTTATCCACAAGCACCTGATCAGCAATAGTTTAAAGTAA
- a CDS encoding MBL fold metallo-hydrolase, producing MCAAATTAYEMKLDVLYDNRSSDAKMREGFGFACYIEWQGRKILFDTGGNLEAYLDNLREKGIKLDEITDIFFSHKHWDHTAGFEEVLSRLKEGTKVILPAPFPKSFDKKIPRGLLVIRVDSSADHGSDIHSIVLKGGVCGLYEQALFLNRADKKGVIVVTGCAHPGIIRIIRAAQEKLGVPVYMVIGGFHLHHSWSSTSAAVVKQFKELGVEKVAPCHCAGVRAMSQFKEAYGEDYILTATGTEIVV from the coding sequence ATGTGCGCTGCTGCAACTACTGCCTATGAAATGAAATTAGATGTGCTCTATGATAATCGGTCATCTGATGCGAAGATGAGAGAGGGATTTGGCTTTGCATGCTATATTGAGTGGCAAGGAAGAAAAATCTTATTTGATACCGGTGGTAATTTAGAGGCTTATTTAGACAATTTGAGAGAAAAAGGGATTAAACTCGATGAGATAACAGATATTTTCTTTTCCCATAAACACTGGGATCATACAGCCGGTTTTGAAGAAGTATTAAGTCGATTGAAGGAGGGGACTAAAGTGATTTTACCTGCTCCATTTCCCAAATCATTCGATAAAAAAATTCCTCGGGGCCTTCTTGTCATAAGAGTAGATAGCAGTGCTGATCACGGCAGTGATATTCACTCCATCGTATTGAAAGGGGGAGTTTGTGGACTGTACGAGCAGGCTCTTTTCTTAAATCGTGCCGATAAAAAGGGGGTGATTGTTGTCACCGGATGTGCTCATCCCGGGATTATTCGTATCATCAGAGCCGCTCAAGAGAAGTTAGGAGTGCCCGTTTATATGGTGATTGGGGGATTTCATTTGCATCACAGTTGGTCATCGACATCTGCGGCTGTTGTCAAACAATTTAAAGAGCTCGGTGTTGAAAAAGTAGCGCCTTGTCATTGTGCGGGTGTGCGCGCGATGAGTCAATTTAAAGAGGCTTATGGCGAGGACTATATTCTCACTGCAACCGGTACTGAAATAGTCGTTTAG
- a CDS encoding Maf family protein: MIILGSKSQRRQEIFSFFSIPFQVAGSIFDERSVPFQGFARDYVETIAVEKGSALARDYPDSVILTADTAVFFGRDVLNKPSSFEEAYEMLTRLNGKKHEVVTGVAIRRGNEVHTASESTIVEFNQLNTEQIKAYIKHVDVLDKAGSYAIQGIGSLLIKNIDGCFYNVMGLPMNATRDLLVKMRIDIWQYIKPSA; encoded by the coding sequence ATGATTATTTTAGGTTCAAAATCTCAACGTCGCCAAGAAATTTTTTCTTTTTTTTCCATTCCTTTTCAAGTCGCAGGTTCTATCTTTGATGAACGCTCCGTTCCCTTTCAGGGATTTGCTCGCGACTATGTCGAAACAATTGCTGTTGAAAAAGGGAGCGCTCTAGCACGAGACTATCCTGATTCGGTCATTTTAACGGCCGATACCGCCGTTTTTTTTGGGCGAGACGTTCTGAATAAACCCTCCTCATTTGAGGAGGCTTATGAGATGCTGACGCGTCTCAACGGCAAGAAACACGAAGTTGTGACGGGGGTTGCCATTCGCAGAGGAAATGAGGTGCATACTGCCTCTGAATCGACAATTGTCGAATTTAATCAACTCAACACCGAGCAAATCAAAGCCTATATCAAACACGTCGATGTCTTAGACAAGGCAGGGAGTTACGCGATTCAGGGCATCGGATCGCTATTGATTAAAAATATCGATGGCTGCTTTTATAACGTCATGGGCCTTCCCATGAATGCAACACGAGATCTCCTCGTCAAAATGAGAATTGATATATGGCAATATATAAAACCTTCTGCTTAA